The following are from one region of the Nicotiana tomentosiformis chromosome 7, ASM39032v3, whole genome shotgun sequence genome:
- the LOC104103980 gene encoding leucine--tRNA ligase, cytoplasmic-like, translating into MAEEGGRSFARRNRLREIETQVHEWWAEDDVFRADPKESPPKVGEKFYGNFPFPYMNGYLHLGHAFSLSKLEFAAAYHRLRGATVLLPFAFHCTGMPIKASSDKLSREIERFGNPPVFPVVKEEESIETDVKVETEGNQPAPGGKFKGKKSKAVAKAGGDKYQWQIMQSYGLSDEEIARFTDPYYWLTYFPPLAVEDLKEFGLGCDWRRTFITTDMNPYFDSFVRWQMRKLKTLGKIVKDLRYTVYSPLDGQPCADHDRSSGEGVIPQEYTLIKMEVVPPFPPKMSVLEGKKVYLAAATLRPETMYGQTNAWVLPDGKYGAFEINDTEVFVVTYRAALNLAYQRLSRIPEKPTCLVELSGHDLIGLPLRSPLAFNGIIYTLPMLSVLTDKGTGVVTSVPSDSPDDYMALHDLKSKPAFRAKFGLKDEWVLPFEIVPIINHPDFGDKSAERICIEKKIKSQNERDKLDEAKKTIYKGGFYEGTMVVGEFAGMRVQEAKGLIRSKLLEMNQAVVYSEPEKKVMSRSGDECVVALTDQWYLTYGESEWRKAAEECLASMNLYSDETRHGFEHTLSWLNQWACSRNFGLGTRIPWDEDFLVESLSDSTIYMAYYTVAHLLQKGDMYGTDHSSVKPEQLTDEVWEFLFCNGPYPENSPISSSLLKEMKQEFDYWYPFDLRVSGKDLIQNHLTFCIYNHTAIFPKHHWPRGFRCNGHIMLNSEKMSKSTGNFRTLRQAIEEFSADATRFALADAGDGMDDANFVFETANAGILRLTKEIAWMEEVLAAESSLRSGPPSTYADCVFANEINFAVRTTEKNYSEYMFREALKTGFYDLQAARDEYRLSCGSGGMNRNLLWRFMDVQTRLIAPICPHYAEYAWRELLKKDSCGIKAGWPEAELPDLTLKKANKYLQDTIVSMRKLLQKQVSGSKKGNVNLSSQNKPTMGLIYVDEQYRGWKRECLEILQRKFDASAGTFAPDKEILSELQKSDFGQQGNFKQIQKLCMPFLRFKKDEVVAVGVQALNVRLPFGEIEVLEKNSDLIKRQLGLERLDILSTTDDALGRAGPHAAVVRQNPPSPGNPTAIFL; encoded by the coding sequence ATGGCAGAAGAAGGCGGCAGAAGTTTTGCCCGAAGGAACCGATTGCGGGAAATAGAAACACAGGTACATGAGTGGTGGGCAGAAGATGATGTTTTCAGAGCTGATCCTAAAGAATCACCTCCTAAAGTGGGTGAAAAGTTCTATGGGAATTTCCCTTTTCCTTACATGAATGGATATCTACATTTGGGCCATGCATTTTcattatcaaaacttgagtttgctGCAGCATATCACAGATTGAGAGGTGCTACTGTTCTATTACCTTTCGCCTTTCATTGCACTGGGATGCCCATAAAAGCATCTTCGGATAAGCTTTCGAGGGAAATTGAGAGGTTTGGGAACCCTCCTGTATTTCCTGTAGTGAAGGAAGAGGAGAGTATTGAAACAGATGTGAAGGTTGAGACTGAAGGAAACCAGCCCGCACCAGGTGGAAAATTCAAAGGGAAAAAGTCGAAGGCCGTAGCAAAGGCTGGCGGTGATAAGTACCAGTGGCAGATAATGCAGAGCTATGGTCTATCTGACGAGGAGATTGCTAGGTTTACGGATCCATATTACTGGCTAACCTACTTTCCACCACTGGCTGTAGAGGATCTAAAGGagtttggattgggttgcgatTGGCGGAGAACTTTTATTACAACTGATATGAATCCATACTTTGATTCATTTGTGCGGTGGCAAATGAGGAAACTGAAAACCTTGGGAAAGATTGTTAAAGATCTTAGGTACACTGTATATTCACCCCTAGATGGTCAGCCATGTGCTGATCATGACCGTTCTTCTGGTGAAGGAGTTATTCCTCAGGAGTATACTCTTATCAAGATGGAAGTTGTCCCACCTTTTCCACCAAAGATGAGTGTTCTGGAGGGAAAAAAGGTGTACCTTGCGGCAGCTACATTGAGACCAGAGACCATGTATGGGCAAACAAATGCTTGGGTATTGCCAGACGGAAAATACGGGGCTTTTGAGATTAATGATACTGAGGTTTTTGTGGTGACTTATAGGGCAGCACTTAATCTAGCCTATCAAAGGTTGTCTCGTATCCCTGAGAAGCCGACTTGTTTGGTTGAATTGTCTGGTCATGATCTTATAGGTTTGCCCCTGAGGTCTCCCTTGGCATTTAATGGAATAATATACACTCTGCCCATGTTATCTGTTCTTACTGACAAGGGTACTGGAGTTGTAACTAGTGTTCCCAGTGATTCCCCAGATGATTATATGGCCCTCCATGATTTGAAGTCAAAGCCAGCTTTCAGGGCCAAATTTGGTCTGAAGGATGAGTGGGTCTTGCCGTTTGAGATAGTTCCGATTATCAACCATCCAGATTTTGGAGACAAGTCGGCTGAGAGAATTTGCATTGAGAAAAAGATAAAGAGCCAGAATGAGAGAGATAAGCTTGATGAGGCCAAAAAAACAATTTACAAGGGCGGGTTTTATGAGGGAACcatggttgttggagaatttgcTGGCATGAGAGTCCAAGAAGCGAAAGGTCTGATCAGGAGCAAGCTCTTGGAGATGAATCAAGCTGTAGTATATAGTGAACCTGAGAAGAAGGTCATGTCGAGATCCGGGGATGAGTGTGTTGTGGCTTTGACTGATCAGTGGTATCTCACTTATGGAGAATCGGAATGGAGGAAGGCTGCAGAGGAGTGTCTAGCCAGTATGAATCTCTACTCTGATGAGACACGGCATGGCTTTGAGCACACTCTCAGCTGGCTTAATCAGTGGGCATGTTCTCGCAATTTCGGCCTTGGAACTCGTATCCCCTGGGATGAGGATTTCCTAGTTGAGTCCTTGTCCGATTCCACTATTTACATGGCGTATTACACTGTGGCACATCTCTTGCAGAAAGGGGACATGTATGGTACTGATCATTCTTCAGTGAAACCAGAGCAGCTGACAGATGAGGTCTGGGAATTCTTGTTCTGTAACGGGCCTTATCCTGAAAATTCTCCTATATCTTCTTCACTTCTCAAGGAGATGAAGCAGGAATTTGACTACTGGTATCCATTCGATCTCAGAGTTTCTGGCAAGGATCTTATTCAGAATCATCTTACCTTTTGCATCTATAACCACACTGCCATTTTCCCTAAGCACCATTGGCCACGTGGTTTCCGATGCAATGGGCATATAATGCTTAACTCCGAGAAGATGTCCAAGTCTACTGGAAATTTCCGGACACTGCGGCAGGCAATTGAAGAATTTTCAGCTGATGCCACACGATTTGCTCTTGCAGATGCAGGTGATGGGATGGATGATGCTAACTTTGTTTTTGAAACAGCTAATGCCGGCATCTTACGTCTTACAAAAGAAATAGCATGGATGGAGGAGGTTCTTGCTGCAGAGTCATCTTTAAGAAGTGGGCCACCATCCACATATGCAGACTGTGTATTTGCTAATGAAATAAATTTTGCAGTCAGGACAACAGAGAAAAACTATAGTGAATATATGTTCCGGGAAGCTCTGAAAACTGGATTTTATGATCTTCAGGCTGCTAGAGATGAGTACAGGCTTTCGTGTGGTTCAGGAGGCATGAACCGGAATTTGCTATGGCGATTTATGGATGTTCAAACACGACTTATTGCTCCGATCTGCCCACACTATGCTGAATATGCTTGGAGAGAGCTTTTGAAGAAGGATAGCTGTGGCATAAAAGCTGGGTGGCCAGAGGCTGAATTGCCAGATCTGACCCTTAAGAAGGCTAACAAGTATTTGCAAGACACTATTGTCTCAATGAGGAAGCTCCTGCAGAAGCAGGTTTCTGGTTCAAAGAAAGGAAATGTAAATCTGAGTAGCCAAAACAAACCTACTATGGGCCTTATATATGTGGATGAGCAGTACCGTGGATGGAAAAGGGAATGTCTGGAGATTCTGCAGAGGAAATTTGATGCTTCAGCCGGCACCTTTGCACCTGACAAAGAAATACTCTCTGAATTGCAGAAGAGTGATTTTGGGCAACAAGGCAATTTCAAGCAAATACAGAAACTCTGTATGCCCTTCTTGAGGTTCAAGAAAGATGAAGTTGTGGCGGTTGGGGTTCAAGCATTGAACGTGAGGCTTCCTTTTGGCGAAATTGAAGTCCTTGAGAAGAACTCAGACTTGATCAAGAGACAACTTGGTCTTGAGAGATTGGATATATTATCTACGACGGATGATGCTCTGGGGAGAGCTGGGCCTCATGCTGCTGTGGTGAGGCAGAATCCTCCATCACCAGGGAATCCAACTGCAATCTTTCTCTGA
- the LOC138895681 gene encoding uncharacterized protein: MTDFKVILDMDWLSLYHDVLDCYAKIITLKMLVMPKLEWMGSFISTSRRVISFLKARHMVEKGCLAYLAYVRDTAAETPTIDSVHVVWDFSVMLPSDLLGMPLDHDIDLCIDLMLATQPISILPYRIALKELKELKE, encoded by the coding sequence ATGACTGACTTTAAGGTCATCCtggacatggactggttgtctcttTACCATGACGTccttgattgttatgccaagattATTACCTTAAAGATGCTAGTGATGCCTAAATTGGAGTGGATGGGTTCATTTATCAGTACATCTAGAcgggttatttctttcttgaaggctcgacatatggttgagaagggttgtttggcttatctagcttatgttcgggacactGCTGCAGAGACTcccacgattgattcagtgcatgtGGTGTGGGATTTCTCTGTTATGCTTCCTTCTGATCTACTAGGCATGCCACTAGATCATGATATcgatttatgtattgatttgaTGCTAGCTacccagcctatttctattctaccataccgcATAgctctgaaagagttgaaggagttgaaggaataa